The following is a genomic window from Crossiella equi.
CACATGCCCTCCGGGGCCAGGGCGTTCTCGTCGACGAACTCCCCGGTCACGCGCAGCCGGTCGGCGAAGTCCCGCATGTACTGGATGTGCGCGGTGACCTCCTCGGGCGTCCAGTGCTCCATCATCACGTTGTTCACCGCCGCCGGGGCTCCCCGGTAGTGCTTGAGCAGCAGGTACTTGGCCATCGTGGTGTTCTCCTCGAAGCTGGTCGCGGCCCATTCTGGTCACGTTCACCCCCGGGACGGAGCCGGTCCGGCGTTCTCGACATCCCCGCCCGAGAGCTCCCCGGGGATTTTTCCCGTCGGGCACACCGTGCGCGCGCTGGGCATGATGGGCTGATGGATCTCGACGAGGCCCGCCGGATCGTGCGGGAACAGTCACGTGCGGTGCTGGCCACGACGCGGGCCGACGGCACCCCCCAGATGTCGCCGGTGGTGGCGGCGGTCGCCGAGGACGGGGCGGTCGTGGTCAGCAGCCGGACCACCGCCTACAAGGTGCGCAACCTGCGGCGGGATCCCCGGGCCTGGCTGTGCGTGCTGCCGGACGCCTTCTTCGGCCGGTGGATCCAGGTCGAGGGCGAGGCCACCGTGGTGGAGCTGCCCGAGGCCATGGCCGGGCTGGAGGACTACTACCGGCAGGTGTCCGGGGAGCACCCGAACTGGGCGGAGTACCGGGCCGCGATGGAGTCCGAGCAGCGCGTGCTGATCCGCGTCGAGCTACGCCGCGCCGGGCCGGACCGCAGTGGCTGAGCTGCTCTCCCGCCTGGGCGCCACCTACGGGCGGGACTGGGTGCCGGTGACCGCGGGCGAGTCCGGGGCGCAGGTGTGGCGCGCGGGCGGGCGACCCGGGGACACCGACGGGCGCGGCTGCTTCATCAAGGTGGCGCTGCACCCGCCGCACCCGGACCCCTCGTTCCTGCCGCATGAGGAGGCCGCGCGCTGCCAGTGGCTGGCCGCACGGGGTTTCCCGGCGCCGGAGGTGGTCGAGCACGGCGCCGAGGACGGGATGTCCTGGCTGGTCACGCGCGCGCTGCCGGGACGGCCCGCGACCGGGCCGTGGTCCCCGGCGCAGGCCGTGGCCGCCGCGGACGCGCTCGCCGACCTGGCCCGGGCGCTGCACGCGCTGCCGGTGGCGGACTGCCCGTTCGACCGGCGGCTGGCGGTGACCGTGCCGTTGGCGCGGGCGGCGGCCGAGGCCGGGGCGGTGAACCTGGCCGACCTGGACGAGGAGCGCGAGGGCTGGCCGGTTGCGCGGCTGCTGGACGAGCTGGACCGCACGCTGCCCGCCACCGAGGAGACCGTGGTCTGCCACGGCGACCTGTGCACACCGAACGTGCTGCTCGACCCGGACACCCTGGCCGTGACCGGGGTGCTCGACCTGGGCCGGTTGGGCGTGGCTGACCGGCACCTGGACCTGGCACTGGTCAGCCGCAGCCTGGCCGACAACGGCCTGGACGCGGACCGCTTCCTCGCCAGCTACGGCTACCCCCGCCAGGACTGGGACCGGATCGCCTTCTACCGGCTGCTGGACGAGTTCTTCTAGGCGGGACTAGTCCAGCGTGCCGGGTTCGGCGGGCACGATGCGCTCCACCAGCGCGGACACCAGCTCGCGCGCGGTGAACGGGCGCATGGCCTCGGGCAGCGTCAGGTGCTCGATGACCAGGCCGGTCATGGCCAGGAACAGCAGCGCCACGGTCTTGGCGCCACCGGGCAGGCCGCTGTCGACGTGGAAGGAGACGTAGCTGTCGAAGTTGGCTTGGAGCGTCTCGGTGAGCGCCGCGCGCAGCTCGGGACGCCGGGTGGCTTCCAGGCGCAGCTCGTGCAGCGCGAGGTAGCCCGCCGGGTCGGCGTCCATGCGGTCGACGAGCTGGTGCATGAGCGTGTCGACCAGCTCCCGCGAGCGGGGCGCCTTCATGGTCTCGGCGACCAGGTCCGGGTCGGGGCCCAGCCGCAGGTGCACGTGCGCGGCGGCCTGGTTGAGCAGGTCGTCGCGGTTGGCGAAGTAGTTGGACGCGGTGCCCGCGGGCACCTTCGCCGCCACGTCGACCGCGCGGAACGTGAGCCCCCGGGCGCCCTCGCGTGCGAGCACCTCGATGGCCGCGTCGACCAGCGCCGCCCGCCGGGCCGGGTTCTGGACCATGCCACCTCCACCTGAACCACTACGTTCATAGTAGTCCGGCGGCGGGTGGCTCAGTCCAACGGCCCGTCGAGCTCCTCGGTGCCCAGGTCGGCCTCGCGGAGCTCCTCGCGGACCACGCGGTAGGCCAGGCCCTCGCCGTAGCCCTTGCGGGCCAGCATGCCGACCAGGCGGCGGATGCGGGTCTGGTCGTCAGCGGTCCGCAGGCTCGCGGTGCGCAGGCGCTTGCGCACCAGGTCGCGGGCCCGGGACTCCTCGGCGTCCTGGTCGAGCGTGGCGGTGGCCTCGGCGGCGACCTCGGCCGCCACGCCCTTGCGGCGCAGCTCGGCCGAGAGGGCGCGGCGGGCCATGCCCTGGTAGGTGTGCCGGGAGCGCACCCACAGTTCGGCGAAGGCGGCGTCGTCGATCAGGCCGACCTCGTCGAGGCGGGCGAGCACCCGGTGGGCGATCTCCTCCTCGACCCCCTTGCGGGCCAGGCTCTGGGCGAGCTCGGCCTTGGTGCGGGGGCGGGCGGTGAGCAGCCGCAGGCACACCTCGCGGGCGTGCTGCTCGGGGTCCTGCGGCTGCTTCTCCGTCTGCCGGTCCCGTTCCGGGCGCACGGTCAGAAGTCGACCGGGGCCGGGGTGGCGGTCTCGTCGGCGTCGAGCTTGGCGCCGATGCCCAGCTTCTCCTTGATGCGCTTCTCGATCTCGTTGGCCACGTCGGGGTTGTCGCGCATGAACTTGCGCGCGTTCTCCTTGCCCTGGCCGAGCTGGTCGCCCTCGTAGGTGTACCAGGCACCGGACTTGCGGACGATGCCCTGCTCGACACCGACGTCGATGAGCGAGCCCTCGCGGCTGATGCCCACGCCGTAGATGATGTCGAACTCGGCCTGCTTGAACGGCGGCGCGACCTTGTTCTTGACGACCTTGACGCGGGTGCGGTTGCCGACCGCGTCGCCGCTGTCCTTGAGGGTCTCGATGCGGCGCACGTCCAGGCGCACGGAGGCGTAGAACTTCAGCGCCTTGCCACCGGTGGTGGTCTCGGGGCTGCCGAACATGACGCCGACCTTCTCGCGCAGCTGGTTGATGAAGATCGCGGTAGTGCCCGCGCCGTGCAGCGCACCGGTGATCTTGCGCAGCGCCTGGCTCATGAGGCGGGCCTGGAGACCGACGTGGCTGTCGCCCATCTCGCCTTCGATTTCCGCGCGCGGCACGAGGGCGGCCACGGAGTCGATGACCAGGATGTCGAGCGCGCCGGAGCGGATCAGCATGTCCGCGATCTCGAGCGCCTGCTCACCGGTGTCCGGCTGGGAGACCAGGAGCGCGTCGGTGTCGACGCCGAGGGCCTTGGCGTAGTCGGGGTCGAGCGCGTGCTCGGCGTCGATGAACGCGGCGATGCCGCCGTTCTTCTGCGCGTTGGCCACGGCGTGCAGGGCCACGGTGGTCTTACCGGAGGACTCCGGCCCGTAGATCTCGACCACGCGCCCCTTGGGCAGACCGCCGATGCCGAGCGCCACGTCCAGGGCGATGGAACCGGTCGGGATGACCTCGATCGGCGGGCGCCCCTCCTCACCGAGGCGCATCACCGACCCCTTGCCGAACTGCTTGTCGATCTGGGCGAGCGCCAGTTCGAGGGCCTTGTCTCTGTCGGGTGCCGCTGGTGGCATCGCTGTAGTCCGCCTTCTGGATCCGGGCCGTCTGCTGTTGGTCGGCGCTCACGCTAACGGGCGGGACCGACAATCCTGCGCGGGAGCCTTCGCGGTCTGTGGATAACCGGCCCGATGTGGACAACAGCGTAACCGAACAGGTGTTCGATCCGAAAACTGACACGCCCGGGGGTAAGGTGCCGCGCCCGGTGGGGTCTTCGGCGGGTTCGGGGACGGACTTGAGGGGTGGGGGCCAGGGCACCCCGGGCAGGTGGGGGCAGGCACGGGCGGGCCTCGGGGCCGACGAGACCCGGGGCGGGGTCGCACGGGAGCTCGGGCAGCGTCCCGGGGCAGGCGGCGGGCCGGTCTCGGTGCGGCCCGCCGCCGGCCCGGCGTCACAACCAGCCGTGCCGGATCGCCTGCACGCCTGCCTGGAAGCGGGTCTGCGCGCCGCAGCGGTCCATCAGCTGCCGGACCCGGCGCTGCGCGGTCCTCGGCGCCATGCCCAGCTGCCGGGCGATGCTCTCGTCGGTCAGGCCCGCCGCCAGCAGGGCCAGCAGTTGGGGGTCGACTTCCGGGGCCGGGGTGGTCACCGCGGGGCCGGTGAACGGGATGCTGCGGTCCCAGTACAGCTCGAAGGTGGAGTGCAGGACGTCCAGGAGCGGGGACGGGCGGATGAGCAGGACGCTGTCGATGCCCGTCGCGCCCACCACCGGCAGGACCGCGCCCCGGCGGTCGACCAGGCCCAGCTTGAAGGGCAGGTCCGGGGTCACCCGGGCCTTCTCGCCGCCCGCGACGAGCTCCAGGACCTCGTCCAGGCGGCCCGGGAGCTCCAGACTGGACCTTTCATAGACCACGCGCCAGTTCACGTTCCGTTCGCTGCTGGCGTTCTCCAGTCCGATGAACTCCTCGGAATGGGACAAATAGGGGGGTTTGTCGAGAACGCGGACTTCCTCGCGCGCGCTCAGCAAGAGGCTGCGCCACTGGGACAGGGCCGCTTCCGCGCCCCGGATCACCTCGACAATGGCGTCGTCGTCGGCGCAGGTGTTCAGGGTGCCCCGGTAGATCTCCATCAGGCGGTGGGACTCGGCGCGGGCCCGGCGGTGCTCGGTCTCGCGTTCGGCGATGAGCAGCTCGACCGCGATGTCCGGGGCCACCGCGCACCAGCGGGGCGGGCGGCCCGGGCGGAGCTGGACGAGGCCGCGGGCCTCCAGGTCCTCCAGCACCTCAGCCAAGCTGCGCGGATCGTGGTCCGGGCAGGCCTGGGCGAGTGCGTCCACGGACATCGCGCCCGTGCGCAGCAGCAGCTCGTAGACCGCCGAGCCGACGCCGTCCACCCCGAGGTTCCCGAACACCCGCACCCTCCCGCCAGTGGCCGTCATTGTCACTCCGGAGAGCCGCTCCAGGCACTAGCGGTGACCATTCCCGAAAATCCCAGTATTCAAGTGATTACCCGACCTGGCCAACGTATGGTTGCTGAAATGTTAGCCCGTTTGCAGCAAATGGAGAACCCACCGTGACCGCACGGTGTCGAATGCGTGACCGATTATTGGCGCGAACACGGTCGTGACGTAAAGCAGCCGCCCGAAACCCTGTGCCAGCGATCACACCAATGCCTACCTTTCGAGCCCCTGCTTCGGAAGGAACTTCAGTGACCCGTGTGTTCCGCACGGCGTTGGCGACAGCGTCCGTGCCCGCCGCCCTGTTGAGCAGCCTGATGCTGTTCCCCGTGGCCAACGCCGCGCCCGCCGCACCCGTCAACGCCGCCCAGCCCGGCCAGGCCCAGGCCGGGCAGGCACTGGCCGAGCGCCCCGTCGAGCGCCTGATCGTCGGGTACAAGGCCGACGCCACCGAGTCCCGCGACGACCAGGCCGTGGCCAAGGACGCCAAGGGCAAGGGCGAGCGCGTGGGCAAGGACCTGCGCCTCAACCGCCGACTGGCCACCGGCGCGGCCGTGGTCGACCTCGGCGAGAGCGCCACGCAGCAGAGCGCGGCCAAGACCATCGCG
Proteins encoded in this region:
- a CDS encoding TetR/AcrR family transcriptional regulator — translated: MVQNPARRAALVDAAIEVLAREGARGLTFRAVDVAAKVPAGTASNYFANRDDLLNQAAAHVHLRLGPDPDLVAETMKAPRSRELVDTLMHQLVDRMDADPAGYLALHELRLEATRRPELRAALTETLQANFDSYVSFHVDSGLPGGAKTVALLFLAMTGLVIEHLTLPEAMRPFTARELVSALVERIVPAEPGTLD
- a CDS encoding PPOX class F420-dependent oxidoreductase, which translates into the protein MDLDEARRIVREQSRAVLATTRADGTPQMSPVVAAVAEDGAVVVSSRTTAYKVRNLRRDPRAWLCVLPDAFFGRWIQVEGEATVVELPEAMAGLEDYYRQVSGEHPNWAEYRAAMESEQRVLIRVELRRAGPDRSG
- a CDS encoding regulatory protein RecX — protein: MRPERDRQTEKQPQDPEQHAREVCLRLLTARPRTKAELAQSLARKGVEEEIAHRVLARLDEVGLIDDAAFAELWVRSRHTYQGMARRALSAELRRKGVAAEVAAEATATLDQDAEESRARDLVRKRLRTASLRTADDQTRIRRLVGMLARKGYGEGLAYRVVREELREADLGTEELDGPLD
- the recA gene encoding recombinase RecA; this translates as MPPAAPDRDKALELALAQIDKQFGKGSVMRLGEEGRPPIEVIPTGSIALDVALGIGGLPKGRVVEIYGPESSGKTTVALHAVANAQKNGGIAAFIDAEHALDPDYAKALGVDTDALLVSQPDTGEQALEIADMLIRSGALDILVIDSVAALVPRAEIEGEMGDSHVGLQARLMSQALRKITGALHGAGTTAIFINQLREKVGVMFGSPETTTGGKALKFYASVRLDVRRIETLKDSGDAVGNRTRVKVVKNKVAPPFKQAEFDIIYGVGISREGSLIDVGVEQGIVRKSGAWYTYEGDQLGQGKENARKFMRDNPDVANEIEKRIKEKLGIGAKLDADETATPAPVDF
- a CDS encoding APH(3') family aminoglycoside O-phosphotransferase, coding for MAELLSRLGATYGRDWVPVTAGESGAQVWRAGGRPGDTDGRGCFIKVALHPPHPDPSFLPHEEAARCQWLAARGFPAPEVVEHGAEDGMSWLVTRALPGRPATGPWSPAQAVAAADALADLARALHALPVADCPFDRRLAVTVPLARAAAEAGAVNLADLDEEREGWPVARLLDELDRTLPATEETVVCHGDLCTPNVLLDPDTLAVTGVLDLGRLGVADRHLDLALVSRSLADNGLDADRFLASYGYPRQDWDRIAFYRLLDEFF